One region of Polypterus senegalus isolate Bchr_013 chromosome 11, ASM1683550v1, whole genome shotgun sequence genomic DNA includes:
- the LOC120539340 gene encoding solute carrier family 25 member 45 isoform X2: protein MSFPVFTVAVSNSVAFGTYGNTLDYLSQSYPSNSNFPPSFTDAFLAGCFAGATQLLVSAPVDLVKVRLQNQTHPHQSVHTACVTSKYRGPVHCAATILQQEGIQGLYRGLGALALRDIPCFGLYFLPYELICYGMTEAGQQPGTLAVLVAGGCAGVITWACATPMDVIKARLQMDGLEGCRYRGILHCVTDSIRTEGFSVLFRGLLLNSVRAFPVNAVTFLSYETLLEIIK from the exons ATGTCCTTTCCAGTTTTTACTGTTGCAGTCTCTAACTCTGTAGCTTTTGGAACTTATGGCAACACTTTGGACTATTTAAGCCAATCATATCCCAGTAACAGCAACTTTCCACCTTCCTTCACAGATGCTTTTCTTGCTGGTTGCTTTGCTGGAGCaactcag CTTTTAGTGTCTGCACCAGTTGACCTGGTAAAGGTTCGTCTCCAAAACCAGACACACCCTCATCAATCTGTACATACAGCATGTGTTACTTCAAAGTACAGAGGTCCGGTTCACTGTGCAGCCACCATACTGCAACAAGAGGGCATTCAGGGGCTGTACAGAGGGCTTGGTGCTTTAGCCCTACGAGATATCCCTTGCTTTGGCCTCTATTTTCTGCCTTATGAACTTATCTGTTATGGTATGACTGAGGCAGGCCAACAACCAG GTACCCTGGCAGTTCTGGTCGCTGGAGGCTGTGCTGGGGTGATCACATGGGCTTGTGCTACACCAATGGATGTAATAAAGGCCCGCCTTCAAATGGATGGCCTTGAGGGCTGTCGGTACAGAGGCATTCTGCACTGTGTGACAGACAGCATACGGACTGAGGGATTTTCTGTGCTTTTTCGAGGACTACTGCTTAACAGTGTGAGAGCCTTCCCTGTCAATGCAGTTACGTTCCTCAGTTATGAGACCCTTTtagaaattataaagtaa